One Mustelus asterias chromosome 10, sMusAst1.hap1.1, whole genome shotgun sequence DNA window includes the following coding sequences:
- the LOC144499882 gene encoding arylsulfatase H-like isoform X1: MCPCVNLRNVVMTILSCSSTLMICITCTETTLRPNIVLIVADDLGIGDIGCYGNDTIRTPNVDRLAKEGVMLTHHIAAAPLCTPSRAAFMTGRYPIRSGMDNGHRVRVLLFTGSSGGLPKNETTFAAILQKQGYTTGLIGKWHLGVNCESRNDYCHHPLSHGFDFYYGTPFTNVHDCKPGEGSVILFEVQVKLRLATGALVLGLLTLLVLRWTGPINISWKTIACLAAFCFLFFAAWYSLFGFLRNWNCLVMRNSEIVQQPFNPETFTTRMTEEALAFIERNEKRPFLLVMSLLHVHTPFLTTKAFIGKSRHGSYGDNVEEMDWHVGQIINGINNVGLANKTLIHFTSDHGGSWDSVGPNGEHDGGWNGIYRGKKGLAGWEGGIRVPGIFSWPGQLPSNKKIDEPTSLMDIYPTVVKLAGASLPQDRVIDGRDLMPLLEGDTQRSEHEFLFHYCGNALNAVRWHPRDSDSVWKAHFFTPKFEMGSCYQSEFCGCHGHFISNHDPPLLFDLSKDPSEANPLSPDTEPLFHKIQNQIRLGVEEHRKTLTPVPLQLSWNNILWKPWLQPCCGTFPFCWCDKDSSDSDSRLGSSQQPM, from the exons ATGTGCCCGTGCGTAAATCTTCG GAATGTTGTGATGACTATACTGAGTTGCAGCTCCACACTGATGATTTGCATAACATGCACAGAGACAACTCTCCGGCCTAACATTGTACTTATTGTTGCTGATGACCTTGGCATTGGAGACATTGGCTGCTATGGAAACGATACTATCAG AACTCCGAATGTAGATCGCCTGGCAAAGGAAGGGGTGATGCTGACACATCACATAGCTGCAGCACCACTCTGTACGCCCAGTAGGGCAGCCTTTATGACGGGCAGGTACCCCATTCGTTCAG GTATGGACAATGGCCACAGAGTGCGTGTCCTTTTATTCACCGGCAGCTCTGGGGGTCTTCCCAAGAATGAGACGACCTTTGCAGCGATATTGCAAAAACAAGGATACACCACTGGCCTCATAG GAAAGTGGCATCTGGGTGTAAATTGTGAATCCCGCAATGATTACTGTCACCATCCACTTAGCCATGGGTTTGACTTCTACTACGGCACACCTTTCACTAATGTCCATGACTGCAAACCAGGTGAAGGAAGTGTCATCTTATTTGAAGTCCAAGTTAAACTGCGTCTGGCCACTGGAGCACTCGTGTTGGGACTTCTGACCCTGCTTGTTTTGAGGTGGACTGGCCCCATCAATATTAGCTGGAAGACCATTGCGTGCCTTGCGGCTTTTTGCTTCCTGTTCTTCGCTGCTTGGTATTCTCTTTTTGGTTTCCTGAGGAATTGGAACTGCCTGGTCATGAGGAACTCCGAAATAGTCCAGCAGCCGTTCAATCCGGAAACCTTCACGACCAGAATGACAGAGGAAGCCCTCGCCTTCATTGAAAG AAACGAGAAGAGACCATTTCTCCTTGTCATGTCGCTGCTccatgtccacactcccttcctgaCAACAAAGGCATTTATCGGGAAGAGTAGACATGGCTCTTATGGAGATAATGTGGAGGAGATGGATTGGCATGTAG GTCAGATTATAAATGGTATCAATAATGTTGGCCTCGCGAATAAAACCCTTATACATTTCACCTCGGATCACGGAGGCAGCTGGGACTCTGTCGGACCAAATGGAGAGCATGATGGAGGCTGGAATGGAATATACAGAG GCAAGAAGGGATTGGCTGGTTGGGAAGGTGGTATCCGTGTTCCCGGGATTTTCAGCTGGCCAGGGCAGTTGCCTTCCAACAAGAAAATTGATGAGCCTACCAGCCTTATGGACATTTATCCAACTGTCGTCAAGCTCGCTGGTGCCTCTCTACCGCAAGATAG GGTCATAGATGGACGAGATTTGATGCCACTGTTAGAAGGTGATACACAGCGTTCGGAGCACGAGTTCCTATTTCATTACTGTGGAAATGCTTTGAATGCAGTGCGATGGCATCCAAGAGACA gtgactCCGTGTGGAAGGCTCATTTTTTCACTCCCAAATTTGAAATGGGCAGTTGCTACCAAAGCGAGTTCTGCGGCTGTCACGGGCATTTCATCTCCAACCACGATCCACCTTTACTCTTTGACCTTTCAAAGGACCCCTCAGAAGCAAACCCCTTATCGCCTGACACCGAGCCACTTTTCCACAAAATCCAAAACCAGATTCGGTTGGGAGTGGAAGAACATAGGAAGACCTTGACTCCAGTCCCGCTTCAGCTTTCTTGGAATAACATCCTCTGGAAACCTTGGCTTCAGCCCTGCTGTGGCACATTCCCATTCTGTTGGTGTGACAAAGACTCCAGTGATTCAGATAGCAGGCTAGGGTCCAGCCAACAGCCCATGTGA
- the LOC144499882 gene encoding arylsulfatase H-like isoform X2 — translation MTILSCSSTLMICITCTETTLRPNIVLIVADDLGIGDIGCYGNDTIRTPNVDRLAKEGVMLTHHIAAAPLCTPSRAAFMTGRYPIRSGMDNGHRVRVLLFTGSSGGLPKNETTFAAILQKQGYTTGLIGKWHLGVNCESRNDYCHHPLSHGFDFYYGTPFTNVHDCKPGEGSVILFEVQVKLRLATGALVLGLLTLLVLRWTGPINISWKTIACLAAFCFLFFAAWYSLFGFLRNWNCLVMRNSEIVQQPFNPETFTTRMTEEALAFIERNEKRPFLLVMSLLHVHTPFLTTKAFIGKSRHGSYGDNVEEMDWHVGQIINGINNVGLANKTLIHFTSDHGGSWDSVGPNGEHDGGWNGIYRGKKGLAGWEGGIRVPGIFSWPGQLPSNKKIDEPTSLMDIYPTVVKLAGASLPQDRVIDGRDLMPLLEGDTQRSEHEFLFHYCGNALNAVRWHPRDSDSVWKAHFFTPKFEMGSCYQSEFCGCHGHFISNHDPPLLFDLSKDPSEANPLSPDTEPLFHKIQNQIRLGVEEHRKTLTPVPLQLSWNNILWKPWLQPCCGTFPFCWCDKDSSDSDSRLGSSQQPM, via the exons ATGACTATACTGAGTTGCAGCTCCACACTGATGATTTGCATAACATGCACAGAGACAACTCTCCGGCCTAACATTGTACTTATTGTTGCTGATGACCTTGGCATTGGAGACATTGGCTGCTATGGAAACGATACTATCAG AACTCCGAATGTAGATCGCCTGGCAAAGGAAGGGGTGATGCTGACACATCACATAGCTGCAGCACCACTCTGTACGCCCAGTAGGGCAGCCTTTATGACGGGCAGGTACCCCATTCGTTCAG GTATGGACAATGGCCACAGAGTGCGTGTCCTTTTATTCACCGGCAGCTCTGGGGGTCTTCCCAAGAATGAGACGACCTTTGCAGCGATATTGCAAAAACAAGGATACACCACTGGCCTCATAG GAAAGTGGCATCTGGGTGTAAATTGTGAATCCCGCAATGATTACTGTCACCATCCACTTAGCCATGGGTTTGACTTCTACTACGGCACACCTTTCACTAATGTCCATGACTGCAAACCAGGTGAAGGAAGTGTCATCTTATTTGAAGTCCAAGTTAAACTGCGTCTGGCCACTGGAGCACTCGTGTTGGGACTTCTGACCCTGCTTGTTTTGAGGTGGACTGGCCCCATCAATATTAGCTGGAAGACCATTGCGTGCCTTGCGGCTTTTTGCTTCCTGTTCTTCGCTGCTTGGTATTCTCTTTTTGGTTTCCTGAGGAATTGGAACTGCCTGGTCATGAGGAACTCCGAAATAGTCCAGCAGCCGTTCAATCCGGAAACCTTCACGACCAGAATGACAGAGGAAGCCCTCGCCTTCATTGAAAG AAACGAGAAGAGACCATTTCTCCTTGTCATGTCGCTGCTccatgtccacactcccttcctgaCAACAAAGGCATTTATCGGGAAGAGTAGACATGGCTCTTATGGAGATAATGTGGAGGAGATGGATTGGCATGTAG GTCAGATTATAAATGGTATCAATAATGTTGGCCTCGCGAATAAAACCCTTATACATTTCACCTCGGATCACGGAGGCAGCTGGGACTCTGTCGGACCAAATGGAGAGCATGATGGAGGCTGGAATGGAATATACAGAG GCAAGAAGGGATTGGCTGGTTGGGAAGGTGGTATCCGTGTTCCCGGGATTTTCAGCTGGCCAGGGCAGTTGCCTTCCAACAAGAAAATTGATGAGCCTACCAGCCTTATGGACATTTATCCAACTGTCGTCAAGCTCGCTGGTGCCTCTCTACCGCAAGATAG GGTCATAGATGGACGAGATTTGATGCCACTGTTAGAAGGTGATACACAGCGTTCGGAGCACGAGTTCCTATTTCATTACTGTGGAAATGCTTTGAATGCAGTGCGATGGCATCCAAGAGACA gtgactCCGTGTGGAAGGCTCATTTTTTCACTCCCAAATTTGAAATGGGCAGTTGCTACCAAAGCGAGTTCTGCGGCTGTCACGGGCATTTCATCTCCAACCACGATCCACCTTTACTCTTTGACCTTTCAAAGGACCCCTCAGAAGCAAACCCCTTATCGCCTGACACCGAGCCACTTTTCCACAAAATCCAAAACCAGATTCGGTTGGGAGTGGAAGAACATAGGAAGACCTTGACTCCAGTCCCGCTTCAGCTTTCTTGGAATAACATCCTCTGGAAACCTTGGCTTCAGCCCTGCTGTGGCACATTCCCATTCTGTTGGTGTGACAAAGACTCCAGTGATTCAGATAGCAGGCTAGGGTCCAGCCAACAGCCCATGTGA